Below is a genomic region from Hippea sp. KM1.
ATCTCAATGGTTAATCTGAGCTTTGTAAACATGGTGGATGCACCCGTCAGTCTGGCCAGCTTTATCTTCTCATCTAAAACGGATATTGCCGTATGTAGGAGCTTGACCCTATAGGGCTTCTCCTTCTTGTTGAGCATGGCTATTAGATAGTAATCCTCACAGCAGTTCAGGTGTTTTACTATAAAGTGGGTAAGGCTATCGTTTTTGAATATCCTTCTGGCGATAGCATTATCGGAGAACATTTCGCCTTTTTCTAAGAGTTCCTTCAAGGGTATTACATAATAGCCCTTTTGGGGAAAGCTGAATATCACCTCACCGTTTTCTTTGGTTAGATAGAGGCAGTCAACACCCATCTTGACAATGGGTTTTATTAAGGATAAAAGGAGCTGGGTCTTGCTTGAGTCTGTTAGGTTTATCGGTTTTGTTAGTGTATCGCTAAATAGGAGTATCTCTTCGGTTATGTTCTGTAAATCCCTGCTTAGGTCATTTATGAGCTTGTTTATGTTGCTCATGATAGCACATACAGCATTTCGTCGATTTTTTGCTTTATTATTTTGCCCTGTTTTTCAAAGAGGGTCAATAGGTTTAGTTTAAATCTATTCAGGAACAGGTTGTATGTGTGATAGTTGAGGTTGTCTATGGAATAGCTACCGTAAAAATACCCCATAGCCTTGGCTATTATGCTGGATGCGTGTATGAGGTGTAAGGCTGAGTCTATCCTTGATACCACGGCCGGATAGAGGTGGTATTTGATGGTTTTTGTGATCCTTTTTGGTAGGTTCCACAAAACGGCCAACTCATAGCCGACATTTACGCTGGCTGCGGGCAAAAACCTCAACTCGGCAAACTCATACGGCATGTTGTTCTCGTTCACATAGTCTATGAGTTTTTTGTACTCCTCTGGATGGTACTGTGCATAGAACATATCCCCGATGGAGTGTATTACGCTTGCCAGTGTTGCCCCTGTATTGATTTCTGCCTCCTCCTCTATGAACTTCGATATAGCAAGGCATGCTATTGAGTATTTGTAGAGTTTCTTTGTATGGGTTGAGTTGAAGAAGTTTAAGTATGAGATGCTTAACGATATGCCGAGTATCTCTTCTGTCCCGAGCATTATTGCTGCCTTTTCTATGCTTTTTACCTCCCTTTTTAGACCAAAGAACGCCGAGTTGGCAAATTTCAGTATCTTTGTTGTTATGGCGGCATCCTTCTGTATCTCGTTTATTATCTTTTTAAACGGCGCCTCCTCATTTATCAACATGATTATGTTGGATTGCACCTCAGGAAGGCTGAATAGCTGTATATTGGAGTTTAGGGTTTTAAAAAAGTCGCCCCGCCTGTTTTCATCAAAGTATTTGCCCGCCTCTTTCAATACTTCTGTGAATCTATCCTTTGCTTCTTTTATGTCCTTCTCATCAACCTTGCCCTTTAATTGAGCTATGAGCCTGGCAGACTTTATGTCTATAAACGGATTTATGATCCTTCTGAATTCCTTATCGTAATACAACTTAGCCAGTGTTTGACCATCTAAGACCTCTATTGCAGAATTAACTATGAAAGGCAGCTTCAAAAGCTCCTCAATGGGTGTCGTTTTGGTCTCGATATTTATGGCTATCTCTATATCCTTTTTCTTTTTCGATAGTATCCCCTCTAATGAATCTGATTGCGGATTGTAATTTACTATGTTCGATATGGTCAGATGCTGTAAAAAGCCTGCCTGCTGTATCGTTGATTCTATCTTTTTCATTAATATCTCTATACCCTTTGATTCATTTTGGTTGTATGGTATCACTATAAAACCTGTGCCTTCTATGATTATAAAACCGTCGGCCCTTTTTAGGTTGTTGTATATGCCCTTTATGGTCTCTGTCATTTTCTCTATGAGTTCGTCGTCAAAGTTGTCGAAGTAAAACAGCAGTATCTTTATGGGTTTTTTGTATTGTTTTAGTATCTCCTCGGTTGTATGTTTGGAGTGTATGGGTATATGGAGTGTGGGCTTTTTCTGTGTGTTTATTATCTCTATGGCCTTTGACGGTGTCTCTGCTATGTAATCCACTCCGCTTTTTTCCCATAAGGAGAAGTTCTCCTTGGGGGTTATGGCGATGAATATAGCCCTTTTTGTGTGGTGTTTGAGTTTGTCTATGACCTTTATAAGGCCTGTTATGGGCTTTTTGAAGGATAGGATTACAGCCTGTGTCTGTTTATCGATCTTTTCCACAATCAGCGTGCTGAGTTTAAAGCTCTTGGTTTGAAAACCGCTATCCTGTAGTTTTTTTATGGTTGTAAACCCCTTCAGGGGGTCATCGAATAGGACTATAATCTTTCTTCCTTCCATTGTCTTTAATTATATTAATCAGGTTTATATTATGTTATTCACAATAAAACCCTTATTTTTACAAAATCCCCTATTTTTAATATTAACTGACTGGCTCAAAAATGTAAAGCTTTAAATTTTTTCAATAATAAAACTTTTAAGAATTGGCATGATTGGTTGGCTATGGGCTTGTTTAAAAATTTTCTGTTTCTATAACTTGACAAAAATCATTTTTTGGTTATTTTGTTAGCAGACAGTTGAGGTGAGTGCTAATGAACAGATTGGACGAGAGAAAGGTTCTAGTGTTGAGTATAATAGTGGACAATTACATAAAACATAAACAACCGGCAGGCTCAAGGGTTCTGACAAAGAGATACAACTTGGAGTTTTCGCCCGCCACAATGAGGAATGTTATGCTGGATTTGGAGGAGATGGGTTATCTGACCCATACGCACACATCGGGCGGTAAGATACCCACGCCGAAGGGCATAAAGTTTTATATAGACATGATTATGGAAAACTTTAGCCCGAAACTAAAGAGCGAGTTTGAGAGAATCCCGCTTAACGATACTATAGGCGGGCTGGATGAGAAGATGAACAGGATCTTAGATACCATGTCCTCATTAAGTGAGGTGGTGGGTCTTCTAACTATGCCGGATTTTTCCAAGACAAGGATAAAGAACCTGCAGTTTATCAAAATAGGCGAGGGTAAGGTGCTGTGCGTGATTGTGTCTGAGAACAACATCATGGAGACAAAGGTTGTAAGCATGTCTCATACACCGACAGAGAAGGAGCTGAAGGAGTTTTCGGAGTTTGTTAGCCACAAATACAGCGGCTATTCGCTGGAGGAGATAGAAGAAGAACTAAAAGGGTATTTGATCGATAAAAAACAGCAGTGCGAGGCGTTGATTTACAACTTAAATAGGGAGGCCAAAAGGCCAAAGGTTATGGTCGATGGGATTGAGAACATATTTAAATACCCCGATTTTCAGAGGGATTTGGATAAGCTAAAGAAGTTGATAAAAACGCTTGAGGATAAAAAGACGCTCCTTGAGCTGATCAGGAGCGCAATGGAGAGTGATAGGTTTATCTTGATAGGTGATGAGTTGCCCCTTGAGGGTTTGAGTGAGCTGGGTTTTGTATCATCACCCTATAAGTATGAGGATAAGAAGCTTGGTGTGGTGGGCGTTGTTGGTCCTATCAACATGGATTATGCCGAGATGATCAACATCATAGAGTCTGCAAAGAAGAAAATAAACGACATTTTGAATATCGGAGGATAGAGATGGATAAAAAGAACAAGGATGAAGAGGTTAAGGATACAAGTAAGAACCAGCAACAACAGCATCAAAACGAGGAAGAGCAGAAGGATTATCAAGAGGAGTACAACAAGCTCAAGGATGAATACTTAAGGCTTTATGCTGAGTTTGACAATTACAGAAAGAGGGTTTTGAAAGAGATAGAGGATGCGAAGGAGTCGGCAAAAAGGAGCATCATAAACGATTTTTTAACGATACTTGATAACCTGGAGAAGGCCATTGAGATGGCCTATCAGCATAAGGATGCCATCATCGAAGGGATTGAGCTTTCGATTAAATCGTTTAAGGATATGCTTAAAAAACACGGGGTTGAGGAGATTAATCCCGACAAGGAGAGCTTCAACCCCAATCTCCATGATGCCTTGATGATGCAACCGTCTAATGAGCTGCCCAAGGATACGGTTATCCAGACGGTTCAGAAGGGGTATATTTATAAGGATAAGCTCATCAGGCCTGCAAAGGTCATAGTTAGCGCAGGCTCAAACGATGATCAAGATAACAATCAAAATAACAATGAGAAGGAGGAATAAACGATGGGAAAGGTTTTAGGAATTGATTTAGGAACAACAAACTCCTGCATGGCTATCATAGAGGGAGGAAAGCCGAGGGTAATACCCAATGCTGAGGGCACAAATACAACGCCAAGCGTTGTAGCGTTTACCGATAAAGGCGAGATCCTCGTGGGTCATGCAGCAAAGAGACAGGCCATCACCAATCCGAAAAGGACTATCTTCTCTGTAAAGAGGCTTATAGGTAGGAGGTTTACATCCAAGGAGGCTCAGGAGGCCATAAGCAGACTGCCCTATGAGGTTGTGGAGGGGCCAAACGGAGACTGCCGCATAAAAATCGACGGCAAGGAGTATACGCCTCAGGAGATTTCTGCGAAGATCCTGCAAAAGCTAAAGAGCGACGCTGAGGCATATTTGGGTGAGAAGATCACCGATGTTGTGATAACAGTGCCTGCATACTTCGATGACTCCCAGAGGAAGGCCACAAAGGATGCAGGAAGGATAGCGGGTTTGAATGTCTTAAGGATAATCAATGAGCCTACGGCTTCATCCCTGGCGTTTGGCTTGGACAGGGAGAAAGAGGGAAAGATTGCCGTTTACGATTTGGGCGGTGGTACATTCGATATATCGATATTGGAGATAGGCGACGGTGTATTCGAGGTTAAATCCACCAACGGTGATACATACTTAGGCGGTGATGACTTTGATAAGGCCTTAATCGACTATGTGGCCGATGAGTTCCAAAAGGAAAACGGTATAGACCTAAGGAAAGACCCAATGGCCTTACAGAGGCTTAAAGAGGCCTGTGAGAAGGCCAAGATAGAGCTATCAAGCGCTTTGGAGACAGAGATCAACCTGCCATTTATTACGGCCGATTCAAGCGGTCCTAAGCATCTTGTTATGAAGATAACCAGGGCTAAGTTCGAACAGCTTGTCATGCCTTTGATAGAAAGGACGCTTGAGCCGTGCAGGTTGGCTTTGAAGGATGCAGGGTTGCAGCCAAGCGACATCGACCATGTTATCTTGGTCGGTGGTATGACGAGGATGCCAAAGATCAGAGAGGTTGTTAAGGAGTTCTTCGGCAAGGAGCCGAGAAAGGACATCAACCCCGATGAGGCCGTTGCCTTGGGTGCTGCTATCCAGGGTGGCGTTTTGAAGGGTGATGTTAAGGATGTGCTATTGCTCGATGTAACGCCGCTGTCTTTGGGTATAGAGACATTGGGCGGTGTAATGACGAAGATAATACCGAGAAACACCACCATCCCGACAAGGAAGAGTCAGATATTCACAACGGCTGAGGATAACCAGACGGCCGTTACGATACATGTCTTGCAGGGTGAAAGGGAGCTTGCTAAAGACAACAAGACCCTGGGTAAGTTTGAGCTTGTAGGTATTCCGCCAGCCCCAAGGGGTGTGCCTCAGATAGAGGTTACATTCGATATAGACGCAAACGGTATCTTGAATGTTACGGCCAAGGACAAGGCCACAGGCAAGGAGCAGGCCATCAGGATTACAGCCTCAAGCGGTCTGACAGAGGAAGAGATCGAGAAGATGGTAAAAGAGGCTGAGGCTCACGCAGAGGAGGATAGAAGAAGAAGGGAGCTTATCGAAACAAAAAACAAGGCAGACTCCCTGATATACTCCACTGAGAAGAGTCTCAAAGACTTCGGCGATAAGGTAAGCGAGGAGGAGAAGAAGCAGATTGAGGAGGCTATAGAAAACCTCAAGAAGGCTATGGAGGGCGACTCCAAGGAAGAGATAGAAAAGGCCATGGAGGAGCTGGCCAGAAAATCCCACAAATTGGCTGAGGAGGCCTATAAGAAGGCTCAGGAATCCTCAGCTAATCAAAAGGGGCAGGCGCAGGCAGGCTCAAGCAAGGATGAGGAAGAGGTTGTGGAAGCCGAGGTTGAAGAGGACAACACCTCTAAATAGAGCCAGACGCCTTAACTTAAGATAGCAAAAAAGGGGGTTGAAGAAATTCAATCCCCTTTTTATTATTTATGGGCCTTGCGGCTTAACTATTGTATGAGGGGTTGTCCATGAAGGATTACTATGAGATTTTGGGTGTTTCAAGGAACGCATCGGAGGAGGAGATAAAAAAGCGATTCAGGGAGCTTGCCATAAAATACCATCCGGACAGGAATCCTGATAACAAAGAGGCAGAGGAGAAGTTTAAGGAGATAAACGAGGCCTATTCCGTCTTATCCGACCCCAAAAAGAGGGCTCAATACGACCAATTTGGCAGGGTTGACGGAGATTACTCGGATTTTGATAGCGGCTTTAACTTCTCAAGCGCCTTCGATGACCTGTTTGCGGATCTTTCCAGTATGTTTGGTGATCTGTTTGGTGATTACCGCTATGAGAGGCGCAGACCGCAGAAGGGCGATGATATTGGCATAAACTTAGAGATAGACTTCAAAGAGGCGGTTTTTGGTGCAAAGAAGGAAGTAAAGATAAAAAGGAGGAAGACCTGCCCTAAATGCAAAGGCACAGGGGCTGCCAAAGACGGCATAAAGACATGTCCATACTGCAGAGGGACGGGCGAGATTAGCTACTCCCAGGGCTTCTTTTCATTTACCAAGACATGCCCAAAATGCGGTGGAACGGGGAGAATCGTTACAAAGAAATGCTCAAACTGCGGCGGTGTGGGGTATGTCTATGAAGAGGAGAAATTGGAGATCAACATCAAGCAGGGTATCGACGATGGGAATATCATCCGTATTCAGGGCAAGGGCAACCCGGGCAAATACGGCGGCCCAGACGGTGATCTCTATATCTACATACATGTAAAGGAGCATGAGTTTTTCAAGAGGAAGGGCAGGGATATACACATAGAGATACCCATATCCATGACACAGGCCGCCTTAGGGGCGACGCTTAAGGTTCCGACCATCTGGGGCGAGAGCGAACTTGTTATACCGCCCGGCACCCAGAGTGGGCATATATTCACGCTAAAACACAGGGGTGTTGAGTTAAACGGCATAAAGGGCAATCAATATGTAAAGGTCAGGGTGTTGGTGCCGACGAATCTGTCGAAGAGACAGAGGGAGCTGCTTGAGGAGTTTGCAAAGGAGTCGGGTGAGGATTTGACATACAAAGACTCAATCTTAGATAAGTTTAAGAACCTGTTTAAATGAATATAGATGTTGTTAGTCTCCCTTTAATCGGGGCATTCATAGGTTATTTTACCAATTATGTTGCCATAAAGATGCTCTTTCACCCAAAAAAAGCCTATTACATAAAGGGCTATAGAATTCCCTTCACGCCGGGCTTGATTCCAAAGCAGAAGGATGAGTTGGTTGAGAAGATTTCCGATGTGGTTGCCAATAAGGTTATAAACAAAAGGGAGCTAACCCGCTTTGTCTATTCCAAAAAAAATAGGGAATTCCTCTATACATACACCCAGGATATCCTCGATGGGTTGCTCAAAAAGAGGCTTTCTGCTGTTAATCTCCCATACAAAAGGATTGAGGGTATCGTTTATGGCTGGCTTGATGGTTATTTAGACGGGTTTATAAAGAGCAAGATAGATAACCTGGATCTCAACATAGATTACCTTGCATACAACGCACTCGGGGCTATAGACAAAACAAGGAGGATAGGTGAGTATCTGCCAGACGAGACAAGGCAGAGGATAGATACATCGCTAAGGGGTCTGCTTGAGAGGTTTCTTGGTGAACTTTCTTGTCAGTTGAACGACTATGATACAAAACAGCTTATAAGGAAGAAGCTCTCTGAGGCTTTGGAGGAGTATGCGGATGAATCCAATATCTTGACTGCGAGCTTTGTTGCCATGATAGCGCCCCTGATAGAGGACAACGACAGGGTTGTGGATGTTATTGTCGAAAAGCTTGAGGGTTTTCTGTCCGATAAACAGGTCAAAGAGAAGGTCTATGCCTCTATGAGTAAGGCCGTGAAGGTGGAATTGTTGGGTTTGAGGCTGGATGAGTTTGTATTGAGATTTACATCCAAGGACTTTGAGCAGCTCAGGGTTGAGCTTTCAAAAAGAATTGCCAGTCTAACCCATACGCTCAATATAAAGGAAGTGGTGTATAGGGCTATTGTTGGCAGCATAGATAAAAGGTCAACGGCAAGGAGGTTGGTTGCCCTTTTGAGGCTTTACCTTAGGAGATACTCCTTTTACGATCTGTTGAGGTTTGTAAGACCCGATTTGGAGAAGAGGCTTAACAGGTTTATTGTAAACAACCTCCTTGTGATTCTAAAAAGGCAGAGCGACAGGATATTTGATTTCGACATCAAAGAGAACGCTATGAGTAAGCTTAAAAAGCTGGATGTTGGGCAGATTGAGGATATTATCTTAAGCATAAGCAGGGATCAGTTTAGCCATATCAATCTATTTGGTGGCATATTGGGCTTTATAATAGGATTAATAGAGGTGATTATACGATGAGTGAGGCTTTCGATAGACTTGTTGAGACCATAAAGAGGCTAAGGGCCCCCGATGGATGCCCGTGGGATAGGAAGCAGACGCTTTACTCGTTGAAGCAGAATGTGATAGAGGAGGTCTTTGAGTTTATAGATGCGCTGGATAGGAAGGATATAGAAAACATCAAGGAAGAGTTGGGCGATATGCTTTTGCATGTTATATTCCATGCCATTGTGGCTGAAGAGGATGGGCTGTTTAGTCTCGATGATGTGATAAATGGCATAAATGAGAAACTCATCAGGCGCCATCCGCATGTGTTCGGTGATTTGAAGGTCGATGATGCCGATGAGGTGTTAAGGAATTGGGAGAAGATAAAGCTGTCTGAGAAGAAGGATAAGCCGCAACACCTTTTGGATAACATCCCCAGAGGGCTTCCGCCGATAGAGAAGGCTTACAAGATTCAAAAGAAGGTAAGCAAGGTGGGGTTTGACTTTGATAGCTCAAACGATGCGTTCTGTAAGGTTGAGGAGGAGTTTTTAGAACTAAAAAAGGCTATCGAAGAGGGGTCTGAAAACCAAAAGAAGGAAGAGATAGGTGATCTCATCTTTGCCTTGATAAATTTTGCAAGGCTTGAGGGCATAAACGCATCGGAATCCCTGAGAATGGCTAACTTGAGGTTTGAGGAGAGGTTTTCCTGCGTTGAGGATAGGCTAAAGAGCATGGGCTTAAGCCTTGAAGAGGCCGATCTTGAAACGATGGATAGGTTGTGGGAGGAGTGCAAGGGCAGGCTTAAGTGATGTTGTTTAAGGCTTTTTCTATTTTCTCTTTAATCCTCTTTGAGAGCGTTGGGTCTTTACCGTAGGTTGTGATGGCGATTGAGTATAGCTCTTTTTCTATAACGGCGGCTATGTAAAAATCGCACATATCCTTAGAGGATGCGACATTTACGGGTATTGATAGTTCTTTGCACATAAGCGCTATGCGGGTGTTGAGTTGATGGTTGTCTGTGCATGCAAATACAAAATCCCACTGTTTGGTTATGTCGGTCTCTTCAAACGGTCTTTTCACTATTTTTAGTTTGCCCTCCTTTGCCATTGCCTCGATCTTGTGGTGGATGGCAGGAGATATGAGCGTTATGTTTGGCTGTTTTTTAAGCAGCGGTTTTAGCTTTCTTAGAGCTATCTTCCCGCCGCCGACAAAGAGTATGTTTTTGTTTTTTATCTTGAATACAAACGGATGGCACATCAATAGAGTCTGACTATCTGCTCGGCCACGCAGGCGGGTTTTTCCTCATCCTTTATCTCCACCGTGATTTTATAGATAATCTCCACACCGTTTTCCAATCTTCTTACCGATATGGGCTCCATCTTTGCCCTGATGTATGAGTCAACCCTTACCGGGGACGGGAAACGAACCCTGTTTAGCCCGTAATTTATCCTGAGCTTCATGCCTGGATAGTTTTTGCTGAAGTTCTCTTTTGAATTGCTCTGTGTTAGATACGGTATCATGGAAAGGGTTAAAAACCCGTGAGCCACCGTTGTTTTATACGGCGATAGCTTTTGGGCCTTTTCTGGGTCTGTGTGTATCCACTGCTCATCGCCTGTAATCCTGGCAAAGGCGTCTATTCTGTCCTGTGTAATCTTTACCCACCGGCCTGTGTAAATGTTTTTGTTTAGTTTCTCTTTGTATAGTTTGCAAAGCTTGTCGTATTTATCCATTGTTCATTAAGAGCCTTCTAAAATCCTCCTCAGGCAGCGGTCTTGAGAATAGATACCCCTGAAAGCACTCACACCCCATCCTCTTTAGCTCTTCAAACTGCTCCCTTGTTTCGACGCCTTCTGCTATTGTGCGCAGGTTAAGCTCCTTTGACAAGAAGATTATGGATTTTACGATGCTTTTTATCTTTGGGTCGTCTAAAGCCCTCGTAAAAGAGATGTCTATCTTTAAAAAGTCCACCGGCAGTTTTGCTAAATAGGATAGGGATGAATAACCCGTGCCGAAGTCATCCACCGAGAACAGCACGCCGTCTTTTTTGAATCTCAATATGAGATCCCTCAGGTGCTGGAAATTCTCAAGGAACGACCGCTCGACGATTTCGAATTTTATGTTTTTCGGGTTTATGTTTATCCTCTTTAGTTTTGCATTGACCCTCTCATACAGATCCGGCCTTTTTAGGCTTTTTACAGATAGGTTTATGGCAATGGGCACCCTCTTTATGCCCTCATCCTTTAGCCTCTTTAAAAAGAGCATCACATTCTCCATAAACCTATCTTCCACATCCACTATGAGGTCTGACTGCTCCAGTTGGTCTATAAACTCAGATGGCGGTATGATCTGGTTGTCTTTTATCCACCTGATTAGAGCCTCAGCGCCCAGGATCCTGCCGTCTTTGTCAACGCAAGTCTGGTAATACGCCTTGAATTCGTTATTCTTTAAGGCAAGCTCCAGCTCGGCCTTTAGCTTTATCAGCTTTGTCGCCTTAAGCTCAAAGTCCTTTCTAAAGAAGCCTATCCTTCCCTCACCCTTTGTTTTGGCATCCGCAAGGGCTATCTGGGCCTTGTTTAGCAGTTCCTTGGGTGAGTGTCCATCTTTTGGATAGAGGCTTAGGCCTATGTTGAAGGATAGCACCAGGTTGGAGTTGTTTATCTTATAGGGCTTAGATAGCTCTGAAAGGATCCTTGCTGAGGCTATTAGTGAATCCTCTTCCTTTTTTAGATCCTTAAGCAAAACACCGAACCTGTCCGATTCTAACTTGGCGACCACATCATAGTTGAATGTGCTCCCCTTTAGCCTATCTGCTATCTGTTTTAGTATGGCGTTGCCTGTATCAAATCCAAACGCCTCGTTTATGCTTTTGAATGATATGGGGTTTATTATGGCTATTGCCCCTATCTGCTTTTCTTTCTTTGCCCTTAGGAGGAATTTATCCGTCGAATCAATGAAAGCCTTGGCGTTTAGAAGGCCCGTCAATGAATCGTAATTGAGGAGTCTGTTTAGCTCCTCTATGAGCTCCTCTTCGTTTGTTATCTCCTTGCCGACGCCGATGAAATACTCTATCTTACCCTTGTCTAAATAGGGTGTTATGGTTGTAAGGAAGCTTGCCAAAGACCCGTCTCTTTTTATGTATGTTATGGCCTTAGACACTGTATCGCCGTTTTTTGCCTTCTTTATAAGCTCCTTGACGGCCTTTTTATCCTCCTGGTTGCCCAAAAATTCAAACAATGGCCTGCCCAAAACCTCTTCCTGCTTATATCCTGAAACCTGCTTTAGTGAGTCGTTTATGTATACGACCCTTAGGTCTTTGTCCGTTATAAAGACAAACTCAAAGCCGACATTTATGGCCTTGAGTATTATCCTTAAGAACTTCTCCTCTTCTATCTTGTTTAATATCAATTCAATTTGATTGGCAACGGCGTTTACCAGCTCAAAGAGTTTTTTATCGAATAGATCCTTTCGCCTTGATACCAGAATAAGCGAGGCGATTGTTTTGGATGATTCCTTTATGGGAATGGCGCAACATGAGCCTATGTTGTGCTTCTTTGCTATCTGGTTTATGGGAGAGAGCTTATCGTCGGTGGCGTCGTTTTGTATATAGACCCTCCCTCTTTTTATCGATTTTAGAGCTGGTATGCTTTGTGGGAGTGAGTCGTATCTGCTTAGGAGCTCTTTTGCATCCTCTATAAGTTTGGAAAAAGACGGCTCTATAACCGATGCGTTTTCTATTTTTAGGTGTCCCTTGGATGATGGTTTTGCAAGGAACGCCACATCTATATGGGCAAACCTTACAAATAGTTCCGTTAGGCTCTTTAGATAGTCGTCTTTTGATCTGGCCTGTGCAGATAGCGTGGTTAAGTGAAACAGCGTGTTGTATAGGCTGGATTGGAATTTTAGCCTTTCTGAATATATGACCTCTTTTGTTATGTCTCTGGATAGGTCAACAAACCTGTGGATCTCGCCGTTGTGCTTTATGGGTATTATGATAGAGTCTAAATAGAATATCGAACCATCCTTTGCCCTGTTTGTAAAATGCCCCGAGAATGTTTCACCGGATAGTATTGTTTTCCATAATTTTTGATAGAACTCCTTTGTGTGGTATCCCGATTTGAATATGCTGGGTTTTTTGCCTATTAGTTCCTCTTTGGAGTATTTGGAGATATCACATGTGGCATTGTTTGCATTTAATATCACACCGTCTCTGTCGGTTATTACGGCCCATTCGTGGGTTTTCTCCAGTGCCTCTTTGAATAGCGTTGTGTTGTATTGGTATTCGATCTTTTCCAATGCAAAGGATAGGTTGAGCTTTATCTTATTTAAAAGCTCCATGTGATCCTCATCGAAGGCGTGGGGAGCTGTGTCTAAGAGTATTATTATATATTCAACTTCGCCGTTTTTTATTATGGGTATGGAGCAGGCCGAGTGTATGTTGAATTTTCTATAGAAATCACCCCAATACGACATAGACAGGTTTAGCTTCACCTCAGGCACTAAACTGACATCCTTTGTTGTATAGGCCTTAAAGGCAGAACCCCTGCCATATGGTTTGGATGGGTCAACAGAGATGGGGTATTTCTCTGAAAGAACCTCCACCTCTTTATAAATGGATCTTGTGTGGATTTTGTTTATGAGCTTTGTTTTCGGGTTTATCCTGCCCAGGATACAGACTGTATACCCTATATTATCAACCATTATGTCGACCAGCTTTTTAAGGAGCTCTAACTCATCGGTCTCTTTTATTATTAATTCGTTTATTCGTGAAAGGGCAAAGAAGAGCTTTTCGTATGCCTTCTCCCTTGTTTTGTCTATGACCATCACAAGACCGGATGGTTTGTTTTGAAAGACAATGGAGTGGGCAAACAGGAGCGCAGGCTTAAGGAAGCCCCCTTTGGTCTTGAAGTATATGTGTTTATACTGCGATGCAAACCTATTACCGCTTAGGCGTTTGTTGGTGTTTTCTATGGCCAGTTGTTTTTC
It encodes:
- a CDS encoding DUF445 family protein, with protein sequence MNIDVVSLPLIGAFIGYFTNYVAIKMLFHPKKAYYIKGYRIPFTPGLIPKQKDELVEKISDVVANKVINKRELTRFVYSKKNREFLYTYTQDILDGLLKKRLSAVNLPYKRIEGIVYGWLDGYLDGFIKSKIDNLDLNIDYLAYNALGAIDKTRRIGEYLPDETRQRIDTSLRGLLERFLGELSCQLNDYDTKQLIRKKLSEALEEYADESNILTASFVAMIAPLIEDNDRVVDVIVEKLEGFLSDKQVKEKVYASMSKAVKVELLGLRLDEFVLRFTSKDFEQLRVELSKRIASLTHTLNIKEVVYRAIVGSIDKRSTARRLVALLRLYLRRYSFYDLLRFVRPDLEKRLNRFIVNNLLVILKRQSDRIFDFDIKENAMSKLKKLDVGQIEDIILSISRDQFSHINLFGGILGFIIGLIEVIIR
- the mazG gene encoding nucleoside triphosphate pyrophosphohydrolase, which encodes MSEAFDRLVETIKRLRAPDGCPWDRKQTLYSLKQNVIEEVFEFIDALDRKDIENIKEELGDMLLHVIFHAIVAEEDGLFSLDDVINGINEKLIRRHPHVFGDLKVDDADEVLRNWEKIKLSEKKDKPQHLLDNIPRGLPPIEKAYKIQKKVSKVGFDFDSSNDAFCKVEEEFLELKKAIEEGSENQKKEEIGDLIFALINFARLEGINASESLRMANLRFEERFSCVEDRLKSMGLSLEEADLETMDRLWEECKGRLK
- a CDS encoding precorrin-2 dehydrogenase/sirohydrochlorin ferrochelatase family protein — encoded protein: MCHPFVFKIKNKNILFVGGGKIALRKLKPLLKKQPNITLISPAIHHKIEAMAKEGKLKIVKRPFEETDITKQWDFVFACTDNHQLNTRIALMCKELSIPVNVASSKDMCDFYIAAVIEKELYSIAITTYGKDPTLSKRIKEKIEKALNNIT
- a CDS encoding MaoC family dehydratase, with protein sequence MDKYDKLCKLYKEKLNKNIYTGRWVKITQDRIDAFARITGDEQWIHTDPEKAQKLSPYKTTVAHGFLTLSMIPYLTQSNSKENFSKNYPGMKLRINYGLNRVRFPSPVRVDSYIRAKMEPISVRRLENGVEIIYKITVEIKDEEKPACVAEQIVRLY
- a CDS encoding EAL domain-containing protein; translation: METGSILTAIKDSPIIGVYIYQEKGRIVFANETFLKFTGYTKEEILKKSVSDIIDGPEKQLAIENTNKRLSGNRFASQYKHIYFKTKGGFLKPALLFAHSIVFQNKPSGLVMVIDKTREKAYEKLFFALSRINELIIKETDELELLKKLVDIMVDNIGYTVCILGRINPKTKLINKIHTRSIYKEVEVLSEKYPISVDPSKPYGRGSAFKAYTTKDVSLVPEVKLNLSMSYWGDFYRKFNIHSACSIPIIKNGEVEYIIILLDTAPHAFDEDHMELLNKIKLNLSFALEKIEYQYNTTLFKEALEKTHEWAVITDRDGVILNANNATCDISKYSKEELIGKKPSIFKSGYHTKEFYQKLWKTILSGETFSGHFTNRAKDGSIFYLDSIIIPIKHNGEIHRFVDLSRDITKEVIYSERLKFQSSLYNTLFHLTTLSAQARSKDDYLKSLTELFVRFAHIDVAFLAKPSSKGHLKIENASVIEPSFSKLIEDAKELLSRYDSLPQSIPALKSIKRGRVYIQNDATDDKLSPINQIAKKHNIGSCCAIPIKESSKTIASLILVSRRKDLFDKKLFELVNAVANQIELILNKIEEEKFLRIILKAINVGFEFVFITDKDLRVVYINDSLKQVSGYKQEEVLGRPLFEFLGNQEDKKAVKELIKKAKNGDTVSKAITYIKRDGSLASFLTTITPYLDKGKIEYFIGVGKEITNEEELIEELNRLLNYDSLTGLLNAKAFIDSTDKFLLRAKKEKQIGAIAIINPISFKSINEAFGFDTGNAILKQIADRLKGSTFNYDVVAKLESDRFGVLLKDLKKEEDSLIASARILSELSKPYKINNSNLVLSFNIGLSLYPKDGHSPKELLNKAQIALADAKTKGEGRIGFFRKDFELKATKLIKLKAELELALKNNEFKAYYQTCVDKDGRILGAEALIRWIKDNQIIPPSEFIDQLEQSDLIVDVEDRFMENVMLFLKRLKDEGIKRVPIAINLSVKSLKRPDLYERVNAKLKRININPKNIKFEIVERSFLENFQHLRDLILRFKKDGVLFSVDDFGTGYSSLSYLAKLPVDFLKIDISFTRALDDPKIKSIVKSIIFLSKELNLRTIAEGVETREQFEELKRMGCECFQGYLFSRPLPEEDFRRLLMNNG